DNA from Bordetella genomosp. 13:
GCGTGCGCGCCAGGACGTCGGTGGTGCCGCCCGCGGGAAAGGGAACGATGAGGGTGACGGGCCGGGCCGGATAGGTCTGGGCCGGCGCGGCGCCGGCCAGCAACAGGTTGGCGATGCCTGCGGCCAGCAGGCCGCGCGCATACCGCAGCGTCTTGTTCATGCGTGTCTCCTCCAATATGGAACCCGCGCCGCTGTTGTGTTGTAAGGCGGGCGGGGCGGCCCGGGGACGGGCCTGGACATGTCGTCCCTGCGTGCCCGGATCTTCGGGCGCGCAGAACCGCTATGCCGCTTTCTGCGTGCCGGCCGCCTGCCGGATATGCCGGCAGACCGCTTCGGTGACCTGTTCGGTGCCCGCCGTGCCGCCCAGGTCGCGCGTGTGCAGCGCGCGATCGGCGGTGACGCTTTCCACCGCCGCCATCACGCGCCGCGCGGCCACGTCTTCGCCCAGGTGTTCCAGCAGCATCACGACCGACCAGAACGTGCCGACAGGATTGGCCAGGCCCTTGCCCATGATGTCGAAGGCCGAACCATGGATGGGCTCGAACATGGAGGGGCCGCGGCGCTCGGGATCGATGTTGCCGGTGGGCGCGATGCCCAGACTGCCGGCCAGCGCCGCGGCCAGGTCGCTGAGGATGTCGGCGTGCAGGTTGGTGGCGACGATGGTGTCCAGCGAGGCCGGCCGGTTGACCATGCGCGCCGTGGCGGCATCCACCAGTTCCTTGTCCCACTTCACGTCGGGAAATTCGCGGGCGATCTGCACGGCGATCTCGTCCCACATCACCATGGCGTGGCGCTGCGCGTTGGACTTGGTGACGACGGTAAGCTGCCTGCGCGGCCGCGACTGCGCCAGCTGGAACGCGAAGCGCATGATGCGTTCCACGCCGGCGCGGGTCATCATCGAGACGTCGGTGGCGGCCTCGATGGGCTGGCCCTGATGCACGCGGCCGCCCACGCCGGCATACTCGCCTTCCGAGTTCTCGCGCACGATCACCCAGTCCAGGTCTTGCGGGCCGCAGCGCTTCAACGGGGCGTCGATGCCGGGCAGAATGCGCGTGGGGCGCACGTTGGCGTATTGGTCCAGGCCCTGGCAGATCTTCAGGCGCAGGCCCCACAGGGTGATGTGATCCGGTATGTGCGGGTCGCCCGCGGAACCGAACAGGATGGCGTCCTTGTCGCGCAGCGCATCCAGGCCATCCTCGGGCATCATCGCCCCATGCTTGCGGTAGTAGTCGCCGCCCCAGTCGAAGTCTTCGAACTCGATACGGAACTCGCCCTGCGATTCGGCCAGGGCCTGCATCACGCGGCGGCCGGCGGGAACGACTTCCTTGCCGATGCCGTCGCCCGGAATGGTGGCGATGCGATACGTCTTCATTGCGTGGTCTCCAGCGCCCGCGGTGCGCGGGTCATGTGCCGGGACTCTACGCGCCCGCGCGCACGGTGGCGCGCGGGCAGGTCAAAACAGCATTTACCCTGGGTTAACAATGAGACCCGGGCGCGATGCGGAGCGAGGGCGCCGCTTCGCATCGCGGGGCGCGCCTTACAGCGCGCCGTTGCCCAGCACCAGGCCTTCGCGGCGCGGGTCGACTCCGCCCTCGAGCGTTGGCGCGCCGTCCTTGGACACGCGTATGATGGTCGAGATGCCGCTGGACTGGGCGCTCGCGTTGATGCCGTGGTTCAGGGCTTGCAGCCCGCTGATCAGTCCGCTCGTGTCCAGCGTGGTGTTGGAAGTATCGATGTTGGTGTTGACGCTGTTGGCCGCCCCGAAGTTCACCAATGAAGTCGCCTGCTGGGCGTTCAGCTTCCAGTCCACTGCGCCGACCACGGTCTTGACCACGTACTGGATGATGGCGCCGCCGCCGGGCGAGCCCGTGGCCATCAGGAAGTCGCCGGCATCCGTGCCCCTGAACACCAGCGTGGGCGCCATGGTGCTGCGCGGTCGCTTGCCGGGTTCGACGCGGTTGGCAATGGTGTTGCCGCTGCCGTCCACGGGGTCGGCGCTGAAATCCGTCAGCTGGTTGCTGAGCAGGAAGCCGTTGACCATGTGATACGAACCCAAGCTGGACTCGACCGTGCTGGTCACGGAAGCGACGTTGCCGTAGGTGTCGACGATGGAGAAATGCGTGGTGCCGTACTCGACCGTCCTGTCGACGGCGAGACGGGCCGTCGCCGAATCGAACACGCCTGGCATCGCGGTGCCCATGCTGCTGGCGGTGTTGATCAGCATCGAGCGCGACCGCAGATAGCTCTTGTCCAGCATGCTGGCCACGCCGAGGCCCGGCAGCGCGACGAAGTCGGTGTCGGCAACGTATTTGTCGCGGTCGGCATAGGCCAGTCGTTCGGCCTCTGACACCAGGTGCACGCCCATGACCGAAGGAATGCCGCCCTCGTCCAGCGGACCGGTCGGTCCGTAGCCGGACAGGTCGAAGTTCTCGAGAATGCCCAGCGTCTGCGCGACGGCGATCCCGCCTGAGGACGGCGGAGACATCGAGCACACGTAATAGGCATCGCGATAGGTCGCGCAGACCGGCGTGCGCTTCTTGGGCTGGTATGCGGCCAGGTCATCGACGGTCATCAGGCTGGGCGTGATGGGCGTGCGCGCCGGATCGGCGCCCACCGTCTGGCCTGCCTTGTCCACGATGTCCTGCGCGATGCGGCCGGTGTGCAGGGCGTCGGCGCCTTGCGCCGCCAGGGCCCGCAGCGTGCGGGCATAGGGGGCGTTGATCAGGGTGTCGCCCGCTTCCTTGACGTTGCCGTTCACGTCGAAATAGAGCGCGACCGCGTCGGCGTCCAGCCTGAGCGAGTTGGCGGCGCCGGCCAGGGCGCTGCCCATGCGCGAGGGAATGCGGAAGCCCTCGTCGGCCAGGCGGATGCCCTCGTCGAACAACGAGTTCCAGGCCAGCTTGCCGTGCTCTTCATGCGCCATCTCGAGCATGCGCATGACGCCTGGCACGCCGATCGAGCGACCGCTGCGGCGGGCGTTGGGCACCGGCTCGGGCGAAGCCGCATCGGCCTGGTCCTGGCGGCGCAGGTAATAGCCGGTGGCCGCCGCGGGCGCGGTCTCGCGGCCGTCGTAGGCCGTGACGGTCTTGGTGGCCGCGTCGTAGTACATCATGAACGCGCTGCCGGCGATGGTGGTGGATTGCGGCTCGACCAGGCCCAGCACGGCCTGCACGGCGATGGCCGCGTCGGCAGCGCTGCCGCCCGCCTTCAGGACGTCGCAGCCTGCCTTGGTGGCCAGCGGCGTATTGGCGACCACCATGTATTTGCTGGCGTACTTCGCCGTGTAGCCCAGGCGATATCCCGACGGAGGCTCGGGCGCGGCGGGGTCGCCGCCCTGGCCCGAACCCACCACGACGGCAGTGCCGTCGCCGGCCACGTGCGAGCAGCTGCTGGGATCGGCGTCGACCACGATGGACGGCGGAGGTTCGGGCGGCGGCGTGCCGGCGGTAGGAGGCGAATCGTCGTCCGAGTCGCCGCCGCATCCTGCCAGCGGCAGCGACAGCGCCATCAGTATCAGCAACGACAGGCGTTTCTTGTTCAGCATGCAGCACCTCGTGGTCGATAACGGAGCGGTGACCTGCGTGCGCACACGGGCAGGCCTGGCTTGGGCGCCATATGGGTGACCCACCGCCGCCGACGGCTTCCCCTTGTATCGACGCAGGCTGACTGTCCCACGGGGCGAATTGCATCCTCGCACAGCGGGCCTGGTGTCGACACTGGCGTTTTCCCTCTGGCGCGCATGCACAGCGCCGCTATCGTCCGATCGGACTACACCGACAGGAGTTTCCTGACGTCCTCGCCGTCGATGTTGCCGCGGTCCCCGCTGGCCACGACCTCTCCGCGGGACATCACCACGAACTGGTCGGCCAGTTCGCGCGCGAAGTCGAAGTACTGCTCGCACAGCAGGATGCCGATGTCGCCGCGCTGGCGCAGCATGTGGATGACGCGGCCAATGTCCTTGATGATGGACGGCTGTATGCCTTCGGTCGGTTCGTCCAGGATGATGAAGCTGGGTTCGGCCACCAGCGCCCGGGCGATGGCCAGTTGCTGCTGCTGTCCGCCCGACAGGTCGCCGCCGCGGCGCCGCAGCATGCTGCGCAGCACGGGAAACAGTTCGAAGACTTCGTCCTTGATCTGCCGCGCGCGGGCCGCTGGCTTGGCGGCCATGCCCATCACGATGTTCTCTTCCACGGTGAGGCGCGCGAAGATGTCGCGGCCCTGCGGCACATAGGCCATGCCGCGCGCGGCGCGCTGGTGCGGGGCCAGCCGCGTGACGTCGGCGCCGTCCAGCGTCACGCGGCCGCTGGCCACGGGCAGCACGCCCATCAGGCACTTGAGCAGCGTGGTCTTGCCCACGCCGTTGCGACCCAGCAGCGCCAGGCATTCGCCGCGCTTCAACGACAGCGTCACGCCACGCAGCGTGTGGCTGCCGCCGTAGTACTGATTGACAGCCGTTACTTCGAGCATGAAGGCTCCTCAGCTCCTCGAGAGGCAGCGAACGTAGTGAGCGTTGGGGTGGGCATCATCTTCCGAGATAGACTTCGATGACGCGCGGGTCGGCCTGCACGGCGGCCATGGCGCCTTCGGCCAGCACCGAGCCTTCGTGCAGCACGGTCACCTTGCCGGCGCCTGCGATCTGCGTGACGAAATCCATGTC
Protein-coding regions in this window:
- a CDS encoding tartrate dehydrogenase → MKTYRIATIPGDGIGKEVVPAGRRVMQALAESQGEFRIEFEDFDWGGDYYRKHGAMMPEDGLDALRDKDAILFGSAGDPHIPDHITLWGLRLKICQGLDQYANVRPTRILPGIDAPLKRCGPQDLDWVIVRENSEGEYAGVGGRVHQGQPIEAATDVSMMTRAGVERIMRFAFQLAQSRPRRQLTVVTKSNAQRHAMVMWDEIAVQIAREFPDVKWDKELVDAATARMVNRPASLDTIVATNLHADILSDLAAALAGSLGIAPTGNIDPERRGPSMFEPIHGSAFDIMGKGLANPVGTFWSVVMLLEHLGEDVAARRVMAAVESVTADRALHTRDLGGTAGTEQVTEAVCRHIRQAAGTQKAA
- a CDS encoding gamma-glutamyltransferase family protein codes for the protein MLNKKRLSLLILMALSLPLAGCGGDSDDDSPPTAGTPPPEPPPSIVVDADPSSCSHVAGDGTAVVVGSGQGGDPAAPEPPSGYRLGYTAKYASKYMVVANTPLATKAGCDVLKAGGSAADAAIAVQAVLGLVEPQSTTIAGSAFMMYYDAATKTVTAYDGRETAPAAATGYYLRRQDQADAASPEPVPNARRSGRSIGVPGVMRMLEMAHEEHGKLAWNSLFDEGIRLADEGFRIPSRMGSALAGAANSLRLDADAVALYFDVNGNVKEAGDTLINAPYARTLRALAAQGADALHTGRIAQDIVDKAGQTVGADPARTPITPSLMTVDDLAAYQPKKRTPVCATYRDAYYVCSMSPPSSGGIAVAQTLGILENFDLSGYGPTGPLDEGGIPSVMGVHLVSEAERLAYADRDKYVADTDFVALPGLGVASMLDKSYLRSRSMLINTASSMGTAMPGVFDSATARLAVDRTVEYGTTHFSIVDTYGNVASVTSTVESSLGSYHMVNGFLLSNQLTDFSADPVDGSGNTIANRVEPGKRPRSTMAPTLVFRGTDAGDFLMATGSPGGGAIIQYVVKTVVGAVDWKLNAQQATSLVNFGAANSVNTNIDTSNTTLDTSGLISGLQALNHGINASAQSSGISTIIRVSKDGAPTLEGGVDPRREGLVLGNGAL
- the urtE gene encoding urea ABC transporter ATP-binding subunit UrtE — translated: MLEVTAVNQYYGGSHTLRGVTLSLKRGECLALLGRNGVGKTTLLKCLMGVLPVASGRVTLDGADVTRLAPHQRAARGMAYVPQGRDIFARLTVEENIVMGMAAKPAARARQIKDEVFELFPVLRSMLRRRGGDLSGGQQQQLAIARALVAEPSFIILDEPTEGIQPSIIKDIGRVIHMLRQRGDIGILLCEQYFDFARELADQFVVMSRGEVVASGDRGNIDGEDVRKLLSV